A genomic stretch from Caulobacter sp. FWC2 includes:
- a CDS encoding 3-hydroxyacyl-CoA dehydrogenase NAD-binding domain-containing protein, with protein sequence MENFKIEVDSDGVALVTFDVPGRSMNTLTASVIKEIGDVVDRIKSDEAIKGAVITSGKTTGFCAGADLGELGGSGGLGGGKPGEEGLKAAFEAGFALNKAFRALETCGKPVAAAINGLAMGGGLEITLACHYRVVADNPKIQLALPEAKVGLLPGAGGTQRLPRLMGVMAAAPYLLEGKSMKPAEALANKVVHEVVPADQVVEAAKTWVKTKGDPVALWDKKEFKLPGGGPYTPTGSQVFVMGNAMLRKQTYGNYPAQLNIMKAVYEGTQVPFDAALRIETRYFLKTMMTPQAKGMIRTLFLSLQELGKGSGRPANVPHYDVKKVAVLGAGMMGAGIAYVQAMAGIESVLIDQTQEAADKGKSYAEGLVKKAVSRGKMTAEKGEAILALITPTTDYSLVKGSDLVVEAVFENRDVKAEVTKKAEAELAETAIFGSNTSTLPITGLSKASVRPASFIGIHFFSPVDKMGLVEIIMGEQTSQEALAKSIDYVLKIKKTPIVVNDSRGFYTSRCFGTFVQEGLEMLADGIAPAIIDNVGRATGMPRGPLEMNDDVALDLGYKVTQQTKKDLGDKFEDRPFAPIIEKMVVELQRFGRKNGKGFYDYPENGPKVLWKGLSDLAPVKIADADQALIHEIRTRLLYRQAVEAARCFEEGVIVDPREADVGAILGWGFAPWTGGPISLIDGVGAKAFVETCDALAQKYGKRFAPPALLREMAEKGETFYGRFGVKAQAAA encoded by the coding sequence ATGGAAAACTTCAAGATCGAGGTCGATTCCGACGGCGTGGCCCTGGTCACCTTCGACGTGCCCGGCCGCTCGATGAACACCCTGACCGCTTCGGTCATCAAGGAGATCGGCGACGTCGTCGACCGCATCAAGAGCGACGAGGCCATCAAGGGCGCCGTCATCACCTCGGGCAAGACGACCGGCTTCTGCGCCGGCGCCGACCTCGGCGAACTGGGCGGCAGCGGCGGCCTGGGCGGCGGCAAGCCGGGCGAAGAGGGCCTGAAGGCCGCCTTCGAAGCCGGCTTCGCGCTGAACAAGGCGTTCCGCGCCCTGGAGACCTGCGGCAAGCCGGTGGCCGCGGCCATCAACGGCCTGGCCATGGGCGGCGGTCTCGAGATAACCCTGGCCTGCCACTACCGCGTGGTCGCCGACAATCCGAAGATCCAGCTGGCCCTACCGGAAGCCAAGGTCGGCCTGCTGCCGGGCGCCGGCGGCACCCAGCGTCTGCCGCGCCTGATGGGCGTGATGGCTGCAGCGCCCTACCTGCTGGAAGGCAAGTCGATGAAGCCGGCCGAGGCCCTGGCCAACAAGGTCGTGCACGAAGTCGTCCCGGCCGATCAGGTGGTCGAGGCCGCCAAGACCTGGGTCAAGACCAAGGGCGACCCCGTCGCTCTGTGGGACAAGAAGGAGTTCAAGCTCCCGGGCGGCGGTCCCTACACCCCGACCGGCAGCCAGGTCTTCGTCATGGGCAACGCCATGCTGCGCAAGCAGACCTACGGCAACTACCCGGCCCAGCTGAACATCATGAAGGCGGTCTATGAAGGCACCCAGGTGCCGTTCGACGCCGCCCTGCGGATCGAGACCCGCTACTTCCTGAAGACCATGATGACGCCCCAGGCCAAGGGCATGATCCGCACCCTGTTCCTCTCCCTGCAGGAGCTGGGCAAGGGTTCGGGCCGTCCGGCCAATGTCCCGCACTATGACGTCAAGAAGGTCGCCGTCCTGGGCGCCGGCATGATGGGCGCGGGCATCGCCTATGTCCAAGCCATGGCCGGCATCGAGAGCGTGCTGATCGACCAGACGCAGGAAGCCGCCGACAAGGGCAAGTCCTACGCCGAGGGTCTGGTCAAGAAGGCCGTCTCGCGCGGCAAGATGACCGCCGAGAAGGGCGAGGCCATTCTGGCCCTGATCACCCCGACCACCGACTACAGCCTGGTCAAGGGCTCGGACCTGGTCGTGGAAGCCGTGTTCGAGAACCGCGACGTGAAGGCCGAAGTGACCAAGAAGGCCGAGGCCGAACTGGCCGAGACCGCCATCTTCGGCTCCAACACCTCGACCCTGCCGATCACCGGCCTGTCGAAGGCCAGCGTCCGCCCGGCCTCGTTCATCGGCATCCACTTCTTCTCGCCGGTCGACAAGATGGGTCTGGTCGAGATCATCATGGGCGAGCAGACCAGCCAGGAAGCCCTGGCCAAGTCGATCGACTACGTCCTGAAGATCAAGAAGACCCCGATCGTCGTCAATGACAGCCGCGGCTTCTACACCAGCCGCTGCTTCGGCACCTTCGTGCAGGAAGGCCTGGAAATGCTGGCCGACGGCATCGCGCCGGCCATCATCGACAATGTCGGCCGCGCCACGGGCATGCCGCGTGGTCCGCTGGAGATGAACGACGACGTCGCGCTGGACCTCGGCTACAAGGTCACCCAGCAGACCAAGAAAGACCTCGGCGACAAGTTCGAGGACCGTCCGTTCGCCCCGATCATCGAGAAGATGGTGGTCGAACTGCAGCGCTTCGGCCGCAAGAACGGCAAGGGCTTCTACGACTATCCGGAGAACGGCCCGAAGGTCCTGTGGAAGGGCCTTTCCGACCTCGCCCCGGTGAAGATCGCCGACGCCGACCAGGCGCTGATCCACGAGATCCGCACCCGCCTGCTCTACCGCCAGGCCGTCGAAGCCGCCCGTTGCTTCGAGGAAGGCGTCATCGTCGACCCGCGCGAGGCCGATGTCGGCGCCATCCTGGGCTGGGGCTTCGCGCCCTGGACCGGCGGCCCGATCAGCCTGATCGACGGCGTCGGCGCCAAGGCCTTCGTCGAGACCTGCGACGCCCTCGCCCAGAAGTACGGCAAGCGCTTCGCGCCGCCGGCCCTGCTGCGCGAGATGGCCGAAAAGGGCGAGACCTTCTACGGCCGCTTCGGCGTCAAGGCGCAGGCGGCGGCGTAA